The nucleotide sequence TTCTTCTTTCGAATAGTTTTCCCAATCTCAGTTTGATACCCCATGGCATCTATCGTAACGATGCATCCTTTGATTTTCAAAAGTTCCAGTAAGGCAGGAATTGCTGTTATCTCGTTTGACTTCTCGTCTGTCTTCTTTTGTCCCAGGATCATTCCTGTTCCAGCAGCCCAGGCACTGACCATGTGGATTGGAGATTTCCCGCTCACCTGTTCACCGCTGCGCCTGAGTGTTTTCCCATCCACCGCAATAACATCACCGGCGATAACATCTCGTACGGATTCTATCCAGCTCATAAAACACCGTTGGAGCTCATCAGGATTGAGGCGTATGAACAACCGCCGAATCGTATCGTGTGAGGGAATGCCATTTTCAAGGGCAATAAACGACTTGAGCCAATCTTCCTTATGTCCGTAGTCCTCAATCTCTTCCCAGGTTTCACTTCCAGTAATAACTGCACAAATCGTAAGAACAATGATATCTATCAGGGTGTGCTTCTTGTTCCGCTCAATTCTGGGATCAACTAATTCCTGAAAATGATCAACTATGGATGCTGTAG is from Marispirochaeta sp. and encodes:
- a CDS encoding ISAs1 family transposase; translation: MRKPTASIVDHFQELVDPRIERNKKHTLIDIIVLTICAVITGSETWEEIEDYGHKEDWLKSFIALENGIPSHDTIRRLFIRLNPDELQRCFMSWIESVRDVIAGDVIAVDGKTLRRSGEQVSGKSPIHMVSAWAAGTGMILGQKKTDEKSNEITAIPALLELLKIKGCIVTIDAMGYQTEIGKTIRKKKADYVFALKGNQKNLHEDVKYFFHELDEKDLGEEWLDNHKTVDKDHGRRIEIREYYQSNEIDRLPEQRPSVW